A portion of the Syntrophaceae bacterium genome contains these proteins:
- the mtgA gene encoding monofunctional biosynthetic peptidoglycan transglycosylase, producing the protein MALLKKLFRFLVVGFFLIAGAALVYVSTAFYYDDVASLQRKNPGKTAFMTHREIEWEFKGLKNKKIQQHWVSLPDISPYAVKAVLIAEDDKFFAHEGFDFEAMQKAIEKDIKLGRLKYGGSTISQQLAKNLFLSPSKNPLRKLKEAILTWRIENNLSKRRILEIYLNVAEWGDGIFGIEAASRHYFGKSAADLSPMEAARLAVVLPNPLKLNPAGTSKYVEKRAEIVYGIMVRRGIVVEEYEDLMQSPADEPPADTGAPRPPGQTSGAVNTAGRRDTDPEKREGSAAEERRGPSPSQGERAEADVGRPPNARDQGK; encoded by the coding sequence ATGGCCCTGCTGAAGAAGTTGTTCCGTTTTCTCGTCGTCGGTTTTTTCCTTATCGCGGGGGCGGCGCTCGTCTACGTCTCCACGGCCTTCTACTATGACGACGTCGCGTCGCTGCAGAGAAAGAACCCCGGCAAGACCGCCTTCATGACCCACAGGGAGATCGAATGGGAATTCAAGGGTCTCAAGAACAAGAAAATCCAGCAGCACTGGGTGTCCCTCCCGGACATCTCGCCCTATGCCGTCAAGGCCGTCCTCATCGCCGAGGACGACAAGTTCTTCGCCCACGAGGGGTTCGATTTCGAGGCGATGCAGAAGGCCATCGAGAAGGACATCAAGCTGGGCAGGCTCAAGTACGGCGGCAGCACGATCAGCCAGCAGCTTGCCAAGAACCTCTTCCTCTCACCGTCAAAAAACCCCCTGAGGAAGCTCAAGGAAGCCATCCTCACCTGGCGCATCGAGAACAACCTGTCCAAGCGGCGAATCCTGGAAATCTACCTGAATGTGGCCGAGTGGGGCGACGGGATCTTCGGGATCGAGGCCGCCTCGCGCCACTATTTCGGGAAATCGGCCGCCGACCTGTCGCCCATGGAGGCGGCGCGGCTCGCCGTCGTCCTGCCCAATCCCCTGAAGCTCAATCCGGCGGGGACGTCGAAGTACGTGGAGAAGCGGGCCGAGATCGTCTACGGGATCATGGTGAGGCGGGGCATCGTGGTCGAGGAGTACGAGGATCTCATGCAGTCGCCGGCCGATGAGCCTCCTGCCGACACGGGCGCGCCCAGGCCCCCCGGGCAGACCTCCGGGGCGGTGAATACGGCCGGGCGGAGGGACACCGACCCGGAAAAGAGGGAAGGCAGCGCCGCGGAGGAAAGGCGGGGCCCGTCCCCGTCGCAAGGGGAACGGGCGGAGGCGGACGTGGGCCGGCCGCCGAACGCACGGGATCAGGGCAAGTGA
- a CDS encoding glycosyltransferase family 2 protein — MSLDGLLPGKSPTVSVIVPVLHEAGRLDPLIDHVRQIAGAEPVELILVDGSPDGDSIRTVTRGGVTLLTAPAGRAHQMNAGAAAAQGDVLLFLHADTRLPAGAFRRIAETLSDGRHAAGAFDLRYDSDRPSVRIIARAACLRSRITRIPYGDQAHFFRRDYFEANGGYADIPFLEDVEIMRRIKARGGRICILPDPVVTSARRQESEGVLYCTLRNWVIIALYCMGVSPGRLARFYRKHQ, encoded by the coding sequence ATGAGCCTCGACGGGCTGTTACCGGGGAAAAGCCCCACGGTTTCCGTCATCGTCCCCGTCCTGCACGAAGCCGGCCGCCTCGATCCGCTCATCGACCACGTCCGGCAGATTGCCGGTGCGGAGCCCGTCGAGCTGATCCTCGTCGACGGGAGCCCCGACGGGGATTCGATCCGCACCGTGACCCGCGGGGGTGTGACCCTCCTGACGGCCCCGGCCGGCAGGGCGCACCAGATGAACGCGGGTGCCGCCGCGGCACAGGGGGATGTTCTTCTCTTCCTCCATGCCGACACGCGACTCCCGGCGGGTGCCTTCCGGCGCATCGCGGAGACCCTGTCGGACGGCCGCCATGCGGCGGGCGCCTTCGATCTGCGCTACGACTCGGACAGGCCGTCGGTGCGGATCATCGCCCGGGCGGCCTGCCTGCGATCGCGGATCACGCGGATCCCCTACGGCGACCAGGCTCATTTTTTCCGGCGGGATTATTTCGAGGCGAACGGCGGCTACGCGGATATCCCCTTCCTGGAGGACGTGGAGATCATGCGCCGCATCAAGGCCCGGGGCGGGCGCATCTGCATCCTGCCCGATCCCGTGGTCACATCGGCGCGGCGCCAGGAGAGCGAGGGCGTCCTGTACTGCACCCTGCGAAACTGGGTGATCATCGCCCTTTACTGCATGGGGGTTTCGCCCGGGCGGCTGGCGCGGTTCTATCGCAAGCACCAATGA
- a CDS encoding class I SAM-dependent methyltransferase: MDSRQCVNHPRQTKARWDRLARHYGLVEMLSERHLRPWRAVLWRQASGRILEVGAGTGLNLEFYPAGAEITACDLSGAMLRKARERARGMPLRITFHEADLCSLPFAGGLFDTTAETFVLCSLEDPVPCLREMGRVTRPGGRILLLDHVRVDRPLIGPLMDLLNRLTVRFAAEHITHRTEELARAAGLEIVESRRCGPMGVFQLIAARPDHSRVLAPGPDGNRRLTPTGNRPG, translated from the coding sequence GTGGACAGCAGGCAGTGCGTGAATCATCCCCGCCAAACGAAGGCGCGCTGGGACCGCCTGGCCCGGCACTACGGCCTCGTCGAGATGCTCTCGGAGCGGCACCTTCGTCCCTGGCGGGCGGTGCTCTGGCGCCAGGCGTCGGGCCGGATCCTCGAGGTCGGCGCCGGCACGGGGCTCAACCTCGAATTTTACCCGGCCGGCGCCGAGATCACGGCCTGCGACCTTTCGGGCGCCATGCTCCGCAAGGCCCGGGAGCGAGCCCGCGGGATGCCGCTTCGCATCACGTTCCACGAGGCGGACCTGTGCAGCCTGCCCTTTGCCGGGGGCCTCTTCGACACGACGGCGGAGACCTTCGTCCTGTGCTCCCTCGAGGACCCCGTCCCGTGCCTGCGCGAGATGGGGCGGGTGACGAGGCCCGGCGGCCGGATCCTTCTGCTCGACCACGTCCGGGTCGACCGCCCGCTCATCGGCCCCCTGATGGATCTTCTCAACCGTCTCACCGTGCGGTTCGCCGCGGAGCACATCACCCACCGGACGGAGGAGCTCGCGCGCGCCGCCGGTCTCGAGATCGTGGAGAGCCGGCGCTGCGGACCGATGGGGGTGTTCCAGCTCATCGCCGCCCGGCCCGATCACTCGCGCGTTCTCGCGCCAGGGCCCGATGGCAACCGCCGCCTCACCCCGACCGGGAACCGTCCCGGGTAA
- a CDS encoding SDR family NAD(P)-dependent oxidoreductase: protein MDLKGKGAVVTGGAMGIGLATSKRLVREGCAVTLWDLNAPALEGAKSELGAMGGKVFAHVCDVTDKTRVYELAKTAAAEMGQVDILINNAGYVMGGDFLDQPDEAWEKTIAVNLTSMIYTIRAFLPAMYERNSGHIVNISSASATLGVPSLAMYAATKWAVWGLTESMRFEAWERGKKGVRWSSIHPSYIAKGMFEGAKLGFLGNLIAPLLKDHDVIAEAIVESALKKGRYSPKRPLTVHLIPRLRLLPDSWFQALVVILGVTGSMKTWVGRGQK, encoded by the coding sequence ATGGATCTGAAGGGCAAGGGGGCCGTCGTCACGGGCGGGGCCATGGGGATCGGCCTGGCCACCTCGAAGAGGCTTGTCCGGGAGGGATGCGCCGTGACCCTCTGGGACCTCAACGCCCCGGCGCTGGAGGGGGCAAAGAGTGAGCTGGGGGCGATGGGCGGGAAGGTCTTCGCCCACGTCTGCGATGTGACGGACAAGACCCGTGTCTACGAGCTGGCCAAGACGGCCGCCGCGGAAATGGGACAGGTCGACATCCTCATCAACAACGCCGGCTACGTCATGGGGGGAGATTTCCTCGATCAGCCCGACGAGGCCTGGGAGAAGACCATCGCCGTCAACCTGACCTCCATGATCTACACGATCCGGGCCTTCCTGCCCGCGATGTACGAGCGCAACAGCGGCCACATCGTGAACATCTCCTCTGCCTCGGCCACCCTTGGGGTCCCCTCGCTTGCCATGTACGCCGCCACGAAGTGGGCCGTCTGGGGCCTCACGGAGTCCATGCGCTTCGAGGCATGGGAGCGGGGAAAGAAGGGCGTGCGGTGGTCCTCCATCCACCCGAGCTACATCGCCAAGGGGATGTTCGAGGGCGCAAAGCTCGGTTTCCTCGGCAACCTGATCGCGCCGCTGCTGAAGGATCACGACGTGATCGCCGAGGCGATCGTGGAGTCGGCCCTGAAAAAGGGCAGGTATTCCCCGAAGCGCCCCCTCACGGTGCACCTGATCCCGCGGTTGAGGCTTTTGCCCGATTCCTGGTTCCAGGCTCTCGTCGTCATCCTGGGTGTCACGGGCAGCATGAAGACCTGGGTGGGACGGGGGCAGAAATAG
- a CDS encoding TVP38/TMEM64 family protein — protein MAGGQDASGARRRDLWKFALFAAIVLSLIALARFFGLGGRIQELRDWIAAMGPGGMALYVGLYIVAVLAALPGLPISIAGAAIFGAFRGVILVSIGSTVGASLAFLTARYLARDAVARWLSANEKFQRLDRLTEKHGALIVAFTRLVPLFPFNLLNYGFGLTRVPFWTFVFWSWLCMLPGTIVYLAGTDAVISAVTTGEVPWAIAGVFVAALAVVVLAVRIARGRLQE, from the coding sequence ATGGCAGGCGGGCAGGACGCATCGGGGGCGCGAAGGAGAGACCTCTGGAAATTCGCCCTCTTCGCAGCGATCGTCCTGTCGCTGATCGCCCTTGCCCGCTTCTTCGGGCTCGGCGGGCGCATCCAGGAGCTTCGCGACTGGATCGCGGCCATGGGCCCGGGCGGGATGGCGCTCTACGTGGGCCTCTACATCGTGGCCGTCCTGGCCGCCCTGCCGGGACTGCCCATCTCCATCGCCGGGGCGGCGATTTTCGGGGCCTTCCGCGGGGTCATCCTGGTGAGCATCGGGTCCACCGTGGGGGCGAGCCTCGCCTTCCTCACGGCCCGATACCTCGCCCGCGACGCCGTGGCGCGCTGGCTCTCGGCAAACGAGAAGTTCCAGCGCCTCGACCGGCTGACGGAGAAGCACGGGGCGCTGATCGTCGCCTTCACCCGCCTCGTGCCCCTGTTCCCCTTCAACCTGCTCAATTACGGCTTCGGCCTTACGCGCGTCCCCTTCTGGACGTTCGTCTTCTGGTCGTGGCTCTGCATGCTCCCCGGGACCATCGTCTATCTCGCGGGGACCGACGCCGTCATCAGCGCCGTCACGACGGGAGAGGTCCCCTGGGCGATTGCCGGGGTGTTCGTCGCCGCGCTTGCCGTCGTCGTCCTGGCCGTGCGCATCGCCCGGGGGCGGCTGCAGGAATAA
- a CDS encoding MBL fold metallo-hydrolase, whose protein sequence is MKITFLGAARKVTGSCFHLSVDGLQFLVDCGMHQGLDSDTLNRQPFRFDPKAIAAVFLTHAHIDHTGLVPRLVREGFKGRIIATAATAELSRVMLADSAHIQEMDARWMTKKNLRAGIDTPAEPLYTVEDAIASIPFFERKQYGEIYALDSLIRYRFCDAGHILGSGTLEVWYRDNPERKILFSGDIGKKGNPILQDPQHAARADYVVVESTYGNRLHKSAEDSLEELADAVRTTFKRGGKVLIPSFAVGRTQDLLYIFNKLVREGRLSVPLDIYIDSPLAEEATKVYFAHPELFDEEAKSLFGTKAKKTVRVHYTTSVQESMKINQIPSNIIVMAGSGMCEGGRIRHHLKHNLWRPECSVVFVGFQARGTLGRLIVDGAKEINILGDRVAVRARIYTIGGFSAHADQKELLEWLGLFRNRPEVFIVHGEEASVLEFERKVQETLGFATKVPAMGDTFEI, encoded by the coding sequence ATGAAGATCACCTTCCTCGGCGCGGCGCGAAAAGTCACGGGCTCGTGCTTCCACCTCTCCGTCGACGGCCTGCAGTTCCTCGTGGACTGCGGGATGCACCAGGGTCTCGATTCCGACACCCTGAACCGGCAACCCTTCCGGTTCGACCCGAAGGCGATCGCCGCCGTCTTCCTGACCCATGCCCACATCGACCACACGGGGCTCGTCCCGCGCCTGGTCCGCGAGGGCTTCAAGGGCAGGATCATCGCGACGGCCGCCACGGCGGAACTGTCCCGGGTCATGCTGGCCGACTCGGCCCACATCCAGGAGATGGACGCCCGGTGGATGACGAAGAAGAACCTGCGGGCGGGCATCGACACGCCTGCCGAGCCTCTCTACACCGTCGAGGATGCCATCGCATCCATCCCGTTTTTCGAGAGGAAGCAGTACGGCGAGATCTATGCCCTCGACAGCCTGATCCGGTACCGTTTCTGCGACGCGGGACACATCCTCGGCTCCGGGACGCTGGAGGTCTGGTACCGGGACAACCCCGAGAGGAAAATCCTCTTCTCCGGCGACATCGGCAAGAAGGGCAACCCCATCTTGCAGGACCCCCAGCACGCGGCCCGGGCGGACTACGTTGTCGTCGAGTCCACCTACGGCAACCGGCTCCACAAGAGCGCCGAGGACAGCCTCGAGGAGCTCGCCGATGCCGTCCGCACGACCTTCAAGCGGGGCGGAAAGGTCCTCATCCCTTCCTTCGCCGTGGGCCGCACGCAGGATCTGCTCTACATCTTCAACAAGCTCGTTCGCGAGGGGCGGCTCTCCGTGCCGCTGGACATCTACATCGACAGCCCCCTGGCCGAGGAGGCCACCAAGGTCTACTTCGCGCATCCCGAGCTCTTCGACGAGGAGGCGAAGAGCCTCTTCGGCACGAAGGCGAAAAAGACCGTCCGCGTCCACTACACCACCTCCGTCCAGGAATCCATGAAGATCAACCAGATCCCCTCGAACATCATCGTCATGGCCGGAAGCGGGATGTGCGAGGGGGGCCGCATCCGCCACCACCTCAAGCACAACCTCTGGCGGCCGGAGTGCAGCGTCGTCTTCGTCGGCTTCCAGGCTCGCGGCACCCTCGGGCGGCTCATCGTGGACGGCGCAAAGGAGATCAACATCCTGGGCGACCGGGTTGCCGTCCGGGCACGCATCTACACGATCGGCGGCTTCTCGGCCCATGCCGACCAGAAGGAGCTGCTGGAGTGGCTGGGGCTGTTCCGGAACAGGCCCGAGGTCTTCATCGTCCACGGCGAGGAGGCGAGCGTCCTGGAGTTCGAGAGGAAGGTGCAGGAGACGCTGGGCTTTGCGACGAAGGTGCCGGCGATGGGGGACACCTTTGAAATTTGA
- the glk gene encoding glucokinase: MLLAGDIGGTHLRFGLFSRQRGPRRPLAQAVYRSADHDSLEGAARHFLGKAGHAATKAVLAVAGPVLGGRAKITNLPWVVDGRRIRRALRVATVTLLNDVEAIAMALPFLRRSDLTRVREGTAARRGNRAVIAPGTGLGEAFVTWDGKRYRAFATEGGHADFAPATPQQDALLAFLRGVHGHVSVERVCSGIGIANLYRFLRDEGRAEEPPHLAEALARAPDPVPVIVEKALDPENPCDICVRALDLFASILGAEAGNLALKTLATGGIYLGGGIPPRVLPFLKKRDFTEAFLRKGRMRDLVARIPVHVITNPDAALLGAAVQGLGAETRARSRSTR; this comes from the coding sequence ATGCTGCTGGCCGGTGACATCGGCGGCACCCATCTCCGCTTCGGCCTCTTCTCCAGGCAGCGGGGGCCGCGCCGCCCCCTGGCCCAGGCGGTCTACCGCAGTGCCGATCACGACAGCCTCGAGGGCGCAGCCCGGCATTTCCTCGGCAAGGCGGGCCATGCCGCAACGAAGGCCGTCCTGGCCGTGGCGGGTCCGGTGCTGGGGGGGCGCGCGAAGATCACGAACCTGCCGTGGGTCGTCGACGGGCGACGCATCCGCAGGGCGCTCCGTGTCGCGACGGTGACCCTGCTCAACGACGTCGAGGCCATCGCCATGGCCCTGCCCTTCCTGCGCCGGTCGGATCTCACCCGCGTGCGGGAGGGCACGGCCGCCCGACGCGGAAACCGGGCCGTCATCGCGCCGGGGACGGGCCTCGGAGAGGCCTTCGTGACCTGGGACGGGAAGCGCTACCGGGCCTTCGCCACCGAGGGGGGGCATGCCGACTTCGCCCCGGCCACGCCGCAGCAGGATGCTCTCCTTGCCTTCCTCAGGGGCGTCCACGGCCACGTGAGCGTCGAGCGGGTCTGCTCGGGCATCGGGATTGCGAACCTCTACCGGTTTTTACGGGACGAAGGCCGCGCCGAAGAGCCCCCGCATCTCGCCGAGGCGCTGGCCCGGGCCCCCGACCCGGTGCCCGTCATCGTCGAAAAAGCGCTTGACCCGGAAAATCCCTGTGATATCTGTGTCAGGGCCCTCGACCTCTTCGCCTCCATCCTGGGCGCCGAGGCGGGCAACCTGGCCCTGAAAACCCTGGCCACGGGCGGCATCTACCTCGGGGGAGGGATCCCGCCGCGGGTGCTCCCCTTCCTGAAAAAGAGGGATTTCACGGAGGCCTTCCTGCGGAAGGGACGGATGCGGGATCTCGTCGCGCGGATCCCCGTGCATGTAATCACGAACCCGGATGCGGCCCTCCTGGGGGCTGCGGTGCAGGGGCTCGGGGCCGAAACCAGAGCAAGGAGCCGATCGACCCGATGA
- a CDS encoding LEA type 2 family protein → MRKANRSIPLVALLLAGCAGLFFEEPVITLKEIHLRQLTLNDASLVFVAEIRNPNGYELRLKSLDYTVHLGGREAGSGSLEREVAVPASSSAPVEIPVTARFGSLGGVVKLYVTGRELPYRIEGKALVKAGLFDRTFPFSRTGTLSPKKTGS, encoded by the coding sequence ATGCGAAAGGCAAACCGTTCGATCCCCCTGGTTGCGCTGCTGCTTGCGGGCTGCGCGGGTCTTTTCTTCGAGGAGCCCGTCATCACCCTCAAGGAGATCCACCTGCGGCAGCTCACCCTGAACGACGCCTCGCTCGTCTTCGTCGCCGAGATCCGGAACCCCAACGGCTACGAGCTCCGGTTGAAATCGCTCGACTACACGGTCCACCTCGGCGGGCGCGAGGCCGGCAGCGGGTCGCTCGAAAGGGAGGTTGCCGTCCCCGCCTCTTCCTCGGCCCCCGTCGAGATCCCCGTCACGGCGCGATTCGGCAGCCTGGGGGGCGTCGTGAAGCTCTATGTCACCGGCCGGGAACTGCCCTACAGAATCGAGGGCAAGGCGCTCGTGAAGGCCGGCCTCTTCGACCGGACCTTCCCCTTCTCCCGGACCGGTACGCTTTCCCCTAAAAAGACAGGAAGTTAA
- a CDS encoding DUF1499 domain-containing protein: protein MRHPFVPFLMIVLMTLSGCSKSVAETAGLRDGRLRPCPDKPNCVSTQDTGDRHRIEPIRYAGAKEEARERLLGVIRQMDRATLVKADAGYLHAEFRSAFFRFVDDVEFLFDDDAKLIHFRSASRTGYYDFNVNRKRMEDIRKRFAGPR from the coding sequence ATGAGACACCCATTCGTTCCTTTCCTGATGATTGTTCTGATGACGCTGAGCGGTTGCAGCAAGTCGGTTGCGGAAACGGCGGGCTTGAGGGATGGCAGGCTCCGGCCCTGCCCGGACAAGCCCAACTGCGTCTCCACGCAGGATACCGGCGACCGTCACCGCATCGAGCCGATCCGCTACGCGGGCGCGAAGGAGGAGGCCCGGGAAAGGCTCCTGGGGGTTATCCGGCAGATGGATCGCGCGACCCTCGTGAAGGCCGATGCCGGGTACCTGCATGCCGAGTTCCGTTCGGCGTTCTTCCGCTTCGTGGACGACGTGGAGTTCCTTTTCGACGACGACGCCAAGCTCATCCACTTCCGGTCCGCCTCGCGCACGGGGTACTATGATTTCAACGTAAACCGCAAGCGGATGGAGGACATCCGCAAGCGCTTCGCGGGGCCCCGATGA
- the tkt gene encoding transketolase, with product MNQTDTLCINTIRMLAVDAIEQAKSGHPGLPLGAAPMAYVLWTRHLRFNPANPRWPNRDRFVLSGGHGSMLLYALLHLSGYELSLAEIKKFRQWDSLTPGHPEHGHNGVEVTTGPLGQGISNAVGLAIGEAHLAARFNREGFPLVDHYTYVLASDGDLMEGVANEACALAGHLGLGKLIVLHDDNRVSLAGTTDLTFTENLAQHYGAYGWHVQAVEDGNDLAAIDEAIEAAKKETGRPSLICVRTVIGYGAPHKQGRYEAHGAPLGPQEAEETRKNLGWPPEPPFHVPDEALKVFRWAQSRGRQLEGRWTGLLERYEKAFPELADEFKRRKADLLPEGWDSGLAAYPAGKSIATRKASEEILQVLGRNIPELMGGTADLNNSVFAWLKGMGDFQRPGEKPAGVQGAVGGEWGYGGRNIHFGVREHAMGAIANGLAAYGGILPFTGTFLVFSDYMRPPIRLAALSHLKVLFIFSHDSIGVGEDGPTHQPIEHLMALRAVPNLTVLRPADANETLAAWKVALGRRNPTVFVFSRQNLPVLDASKYPVAEGVARGAYVLVDGGDSPDIVLIATGSEVALALRAADELAVKRVRARVVSMPSWELFGEQPRGYRDAVIPPAVKKRLAIEAGATLGWWKWVGDEGDVIGIDRFGASAPGDVLMEKFGFTVENVVARALKLLGRD from the coding sequence ATGAACCAGACCGACACGCTTTGCATCAACACCATCCGCATGCTCGCCGTCGATGCCATCGAGCAGGCGAAATCCGGGCACCCCGGCCTGCCGCTGGGGGCGGCGCCCATGGCCTACGTCCTGTGGACGCGGCACCTGCGGTTCAACCCGGCAAACCCCCGCTGGCCCAACCGGGACCGTTTCGTTCTGTCCGGGGGGCACGGCTCCATGCTGCTCTATGCGCTTCTGCACCTGTCGGGCTACGAGCTTTCGCTTGCGGAAATCAAGAAATTCCGCCAGTGGGACAGCCTCACGCCCGGTCACCCCGAGCACGGCCACAACGGGGTCGAGGTCACCACGGGGCCGCTGGGGCAGGGAATCTCGAATGCCGTGGGGCTGGCCATCGGCGAGGCCCACTTGGCGGCCCGGTTCAACCGCGAGGGGTTCCCCCTGGTTGATCACTACACCTACGTGCTGGCCAGCGACGGGGACCTGATGGAGGGGGTGGCCAACGAGGCCTGCGCCCTGGCGGGCCACCTGGGCCTGGGCAAGCTCATCGTCCTGCACGACGACAACCGGGTCTCGCTGGCCGGCACAACCGATCTGACCTTCACGGAGAACCTGGCCCAGCACTACGGGGCTTACGGCTGGCACGTGCAGGCGGTCGAAGACGGAAACGACCTCGCCGCCATCGACGAGGCGATCGAGGCGGCGAAAAAGGAAACGGGCAGGCCCTCCCTCATCTGCGTCCGAACGGTCATCGGGTACGGTGCGCCCCACAAGCAGGGCCGCTACGAGGCTCACGGCGCGCCCCTGGGGCCCCAGGAGGCCGAGGAAACCCGGAAGAATCTCGGCTGGCCCCCGGAGCCGCCATTCCACGTGCCCGACGAGGCCCTGAAGGTCTTCCGCTGGGCCCAGTCGAGGGGCAGGCAGCTCGAGGGCCGCTGGACGGGCCTGCTCGAACGCTACGAGAAGGCCTTCCCCGAGCTGGCCGACGAGTTCAAGCGGCGCAAGGCCGACCTTTTGCCGGAGGGCTGGGACAGCGGGCTTGCCGCGTACCCGGCGGGGAAGTCCATCGCCACGCGCAAGGCCTCCGAGGAGATCCTGCAGGTCCTCGGGAGGAACATCCCCGAGCTGATGGGCGGCACGGCCGATCTCAACAACTCCGTCTTCGCCTGGCTCAAGGGCATGGGTGACTTCCAGCGGCCCGGGGAGAAGCCCGCCGGCGTGCAGGGCGCCGTCGGCGGCGAGTGGGGCTACGGGGGGAGAAACATCCACTTCGGGGTGCGCGAACACGCCATGGGCGCCATCGCCAACGGGCTTGCCGCCTACGGCGGGATCCTCCCCTTCACGGGGACCTTCCTCGTCTTTTCCGACTACATGCGCCCGCCGATCCGGCTTGCGGCGCTCTCGCACCTCAAGGTCCTGTTCATCTTCTCCCACGACAGCATCGGCGTGGGCGAGGACGGTCCCACGCACCAGCCCATCGAGCACCTCATGGCCCTGCGGGCCGTCCCGAACCTCACGGTCCTGCGGCCGGCCGATGCCAACGAGACGCTGGCGGCCTGGAAGGTGGCCCTCGGGCGGCGCAACCCGACGGTCTTCGTCTTCTCCCGTCAGAACCTGCCCGTCCTCGACGCCTCGAAGTACCCCGTCGCCGAGGGGGTCGCCCGCGGGGCCTATGTTCTCGTCGACGGGGGCGACAGCCCCGACATCGTCCTCATCGCGACGGGCTCCGAGGTGGCGCTCGCGCTCCGGGCGGCCGACGAGCTGGCGGTGAAAAGAGTGCGGGCCCGCGTCGTCTCCATGCCTTCGTGGGAGCTTTTCGGCGAGCAGCCCAGGGGCTACCGCGACGCCGTGATCCCCCCCGCGGTGAAGAAGCGGCTGGCCATCGAGGCCGGGGCCACCCTGGGGTGGTGGAAATGGGTAGGAGACGAGGGCGACGTGATCGGGATCGACCGCTTCGGGGCCTCGGCACCGGGCGACGTGCTCATGGAGAAGTTCGGGTTCACCGTGGAGAACGTCGTCGCAAGGGCGCTCAAGCTCCTGGGCAGGGACTAG